In Lycium ferocissimum isolate CSIRO_LF1 chromosome 7, AGI_CSIRO_Lferr_CH_V1, whole genome shotgun sequence, the sequence TTTGCAAAATtcgggctaaaaaaaaaaaagatttgtcttaatgcaaacctctaccttaagacagagttttgccttatgcttgaaggcaaaactctccCTTAccgagttaaaaaaaaaaaaaaaatttgccttAAACCCCTAACCAAGGAGTTTTAAACCTctaccaccaatttgaggggcaaaaattaaagaccttcGAATAAGGTCAATCGTGCAAATTTACTCTCCCTTCACTCTAGCTGTGTATATACACAAATAGCattgtgtatgtgtatatacacaCGGTTACATAATATTTTAtacaaattatacatatattaaatttaattattttaaaacgGCTGAGTGAGTGACAATTTAAgttaatttttcaaaacaaaataacCATTTTagacctttttatttttttgaaattttgtcaCTGTTTCATAAGTGTGTGACTTTTATCCACTTTGTAATGAATTGGACAAAAATGTCCCTAATTAAAAAAACGTTCAAGAAATGAGCGTAAACAAGCTCAACGATTGAATTTAATGACACCCAATCAAATAAATAGAAGGTTCAATCGTGCAAATTACCCAAGAGAGTTCATCAAAACCTTAGcaccaaaaaaattaacaaattagCCTACGCGTATATACAACAAAATCAGCATTAagataaaaaaagaatatatacgtatatacacaCGGTTAAAACTCTCAATCTTATGTTAAGAACAAATTTctccatatattatatattcacAAGAATGTAGTTAACTTGTTTGAAAGTTTTTGTAACGGGCATAAATATCAACTGAACAATCCTGCCCTTCAGTTAAACTGCATATAAGCTTTACTAGAAGTTCATTTATCTTTTGATATAGTCCGTCAAAATAACCATTTTCAGAAGTTcctaagttttatttttatgcatgcGCCGTTAAATTTTGTTTCCTCCGTTCATTTACATAAATGTGTGTGTTTAAACTTTATTTAAGCTCTTAAACATTTCACGTATTGAATACATAAAGCGACAAAAAAGTAAATGGAGAAACAATCCAAAATAACATTTAAACAAATATCAATTATCATATATGATTCTTTTAAATGACGTAAACATTTTTTAGCTCAAGTTGATATAAATCTCAATTAATTACAATGCTCAAAATGAACATTGCAAATAAAGAGAACATCTCagataatttcttctttttgtgtATTCCCTGTGTAAATTAATGGTGCCTTCATGGAGTCGTTATAAAGATCAAttacaatttcatttttcttgttgCTAATATCATTCATAAAACATTAAACCATTCAAAAGTCTAATTCCAAAAATAAttgttaaaaaacaaaaaattatgaaaaagttaaaaaatagatgcaagaaacatttataaattactaCGATACAATAATCATATTTCTATGTAtaataaaaagaatatataatgTCGGATGAGTAAATTCGGTTTGAGACTTTTTTTATCTAAAAACTCTCAATCTTATGTTAAGAACAAATTTCTCCCTCTCCTAAGCTTGCCTTGTGCCTACTATGGAGTCTGCTTTTTACAATTGAGAATGTAGTTAACTTGTTTGAAAGTTTTTGTAACGGGCATAAATATCAATCACATTTTCTTTTAACAATCCTGCAACGATTCTTAATATATACTTTCGCATATAAGCTTTACTAGAAGTTCATTTATCTTTTGATATAGTCCGTCTAGAATAGAGTACAAGCGTTAATCATTATTCAACTAGAAGTTCGCTAAGTTTTCTTATGCTCTATGCATGCCCCGTTATAGGAGCTCCTTATTTCCTCCACCTATCATTTACTTGCACTCTAAATTGCATCCTTTCACTTTTTTGTGTGTTTAAACACCAAAAATGATAATTAAGCTCAATTAAACATTTCACGTATTAAGCTATACATAAAGCGCAAAAAAGTAAATGGAGAAACAATgcaaaatttatacatttataaCAAATATCAATTATCATATATGCTTATTCTTTTAAATCGTCACAGAAAGGCATTTTTTACATCAAGTTGAtataaatctcaattctcctTCATTACAATGCTCAAAATGAACATTGCAGTATTTTTTACTGATGGAGAGAACATCTCAgtataatttcttctttttgtgtATTCCCCTGTATAATTAATGGTGCCTTCAGTCGTTATAAAGATCCGTATGTCAATTTCATTTTGCTTAACCACTAACATGACAAAAAGCTTTCTCCTCCCCCCCCCAACCCGTTGACATATATGTACTGTATCTCAAGTGTGTTTGGGTTCAAGTacctcaattttttattttttattttattttttttaccataGCAACTTGCcaagtttatttttcttgtgcTAAGCAAGTGATGCGGTGAATTTGGCAAGGGACAAAAGCAGTTGATTCAAAAAATATGGCAAGGGGCAGAAGCCATTGATTCAACCTGCTTTTTTTACTAACATTGTCACAAAGAAATCGCTCTACTTTTCATGTCTTGCTCTAGCAAAGTATATATTAGATTCATTGATAAGCGTCAGAAGAGTTCAAAAAATATGTATGAGCATTATTTGTTATTTAGAAATACACAGCTCAAAAAATAGATGCAAGAAGAacgaaaagtaaaatataagaAATCTATTTTCCAGCTCAACTATAATACCATATAAGAACTCAAAAGAAGAATGTAGATGGATTTTTCTATAttcatttatataaaatatatgttGCATGATATTGTTTCTGATATAAGTAAAAAACTTGATGAAACTTGAACAATTTTTTGATGAACTGTAACAAATCAGAAAAAACTCGTTATTTACAATGACACAATACCTAAAATCCCACACTCCGTAATTACATAACTATGTAAAGAATCTCACGAATGATAAAAAGACATGGTCTAAATCTGTTTAATCAAACACCGTTCGAACTTCGAACCAGAGACTTAGTTACACCATCAAGTGATATCATCTAAACACCGTTCGGACCAGAGATGTATCTGTCTTTTTGTCAACATGCCAAGATATGAAGTTTTCATTTAAACGGTCCATTTTCACACACAATTTGGGTCACATACTTTAAAATTCAAGTATAACGCCACATTTTGTTATAATTGTTACTAAATAGATTTGATCATGCTTAAAAATGTGAAAGTTTTTAGAATTCTTTTCTTACCATCTTCTTAATAGTTGAAAATGCCGGTGTATCAAATCTTATAAACTTATGCTCAAATAAGTTTGTGTGTaccatatataaataaataaacatgcTCCTCTTTACTTAATTTCAACATTAATTCTTAATATGTACTTTACTACGTGCTTTCTAATATACTAAtcacattcttttttaaaaaatttgcaaCGATTCTTAATATATACTTTAGTAAATGCTTTATAATACTCTAATCATTTACTTTTAGGTATATTTCACGCACCTAACTCCAATATACAGCGTTAAAAGATCTTTATCATACTAATTCATAGGAGTACTTTAATTTGATAATTTCACGCACCTAACAGCTCCAATATTGTACTGGCCATTAGTTAGTCGGTTGCgaaaaaagtcaaaaatggGCACATCTACGAAAGTCCGGAGAGTTACGTCCCAACAACAAGACGACGACGACGCGCGGGAACGTTAACGTAACCGACACGTAAAATAGCCGTTTACACACTTTCATTTGGACTCCTCATAATTAATTTCCACAACCAACATGGCTGCCGCCGTATCGGAGAAAATGATGGCGGCGTCACCACCGCCGTCGCAACATATGCATATCTCACCTTCTACTTCTCAGAGCGTCCTTGACACCGCCTCTGATATTTCTCCCGATCGCCGCCCTACTTCTCTTGATTCTTCCACCGTTAGCCCTCCACGTTTATCTGATGCTCAGGTTACTTGATTTCTTCAATTAATCTTGCATTTCAACTCCCAATTATGGATTAAAAACAGATAATGGTCAACacctacgataccactttttgttttgccagttttctacctgaactatcaagtGTTTGCGGCTCTTACCTGAACTATCAAAGTATCTGTATGTTTTCTACATGAACTATCAACTGTTTGTATTTCCTACCTGAATTATTACCAACTATTTATCAGAACACGCACTAGTTCTACATGACATTGCATTTGAACTCTGAATTATTATGAATTAAAAACTGAACATCTTTCTGCAATTTTAGCCTTCTTATGGATTTTTTATGGGTGATCATcgcttttaaagaaaaattcttCTCTGATTTTGTTGCATGCAAACGAAGAACTATTTTACTTTTTCAAGAGTTTTCACAATTGactactccctttgtcccaaagTAAGTGTtgctttaggaattcaagacaaaaattagTAATTGTTTCTAACTATACACTTGTATTAAagaactactttttttttttaatagtgttCAGTTCTCAAGAAACATCTAAATAAATAGGGTAACTTAGTAAACTCTACCTTgtatctattatttttcttaatgggAGTGAAATGAGCTTAAActacacttattttgggacggagggagtatttttagACAATTTCCTTGTTGTGGTTGCTGAATCATTTGACTTTTTGACAGAATCAGCTAGCTATGAGGAGTGAAGAATATCGACAACTTTTTCGTTTACCGCCTGATGAAGTGAGTGAAATTCTCTCTTAATTTATTGAACTGGTTTTATTTCCTTACTTGTACAGCTAAACTATAATGTGCTTGTCGGTTTTGAGGGATTTTTCAGCCTTTTCTTTAAATTCGTTCCTCTATGAAATTCCTGGACATCAAATTGTTGTGGTATACTTTATAGTTATGTATGCTGTAGTGTGATTCGCTGGGGGTATGATCAAACCTCTAGAGTAGAATGGATACAAAAAAGATTTGTATTGCCGACCCGAACTTATTTGGGGTTGAGGCATAAATGGGATATGTTTCTGTTtgagatgttctgcatgctTAAGAAATTAGGCTGTTCAATTAAGTGGATGCTTGCTAGCGCTTATTGGGAAACCTTCAAGACTGGGAAATAGAGAGTTTCATGGAGCTACTGTCAAGGTTGGAAAATTGCAGTTTGAACCCTCAGGTGAAGGACTCTATAGCCTGGAACAACTCAAATGACAGAGTTTATTCAGTCAAGTCAGGTTACACTCACTTCATTTCTAGGAATCTGATAATTGACTcatggccatggaggttcatcTGGAAAACTGAACTCCCCCCTAAAGTAATGTGCTTTAGTTGGTCAGCCTTACATGAAGCATATTTGACCCAAGACAATctgagaaaaaggaaaatacaatTGGCAAATAGATGTTACATGTGTCATTCTAACCTAGAAAGTGTCAATCACCTACAGCTACACTGCACTATAGCCTCTGAGATCTAGAAGATGTTCTTCTCACTCTTTGGTTTGAGTTGGGTCATGCTCGTAGTATCAAAGAAGCCTGCAGCAGCTGGAGTGCACTCAAAGTTGAAAAGACCATCAAGAATATTTGGTTAATGGTTCCTGGAGCTATTTTTTGGTGCATCTGGTCAGAGATAAATAGAAGATGTTGTGATGGAATCTCAACTTCAAGTATCTCCCTAAAGTCAAAGCGCTTGATACAACTTTTTTGCTGGTTCAAGCTGACTCCTGTGTCTAGCATTGAGCTCTTTTTGGATTTTGTCAGTTCCTTAGATTTAGTCTCTAGTTGATAGAACTGACTGTGCTATACTTTTGCTTCTGGGTCCTTGTACTCAGCTCTGTAAACTtctgcatcttcttgatgctttTATTGATATCTTTTTACTTCATCAACAAATAAATTATCTTGAACTGTTTACTCAAAAAAGTACTTAGTCTTATTTTTATGTGCACCCCATATGTGTCATTCACCAAGTTCATTTGTTTGCATCTTATCTTTCATGTCCTTGTTTCGGACTAGGAATAGATGATGTGATTTTATACTTCTTTTAGGACACATCTCTTTTCTTGTCAAAGTAGTTGATTGTGCATGTCTGATGTAATATTTATCTCATCTGTATAAAGAATGTACTTGTGCGTCTTCTTTCCTGTGACTGAATAAATTTTTCAGATCTGCGTGCTAACAGACATTGTGTTATGTTCTGATACAAGAACCACGCCTCAATCGCATATGGTCATGTTCTGATCTTCCTTATAAATTTTTCACAGGTCCTGGTTCAAGATTTTAATTGTGCGCTGCAAGAGAGTTTTCTGCTTCAGGTATCTTTTAACTGGATGGTATTACATCCATACACATTAGAAAGACGGTCTAAGCATTTATAGTTGAACTTGTGGCTTCTTGAACACCCTCATTTCTTTATGTtacatcttttctttctttccaatttggTTTTCATGCTGTTGTGAGTTGGttaatattttatgttgttgCAGGGTCATATGTACCTCTTTGGCCATAATATTTGCTTCTATTCCAATCTATTCGGCTTTGAGACAAAGGTCTGTGTTtcgttttttttatttgtttgacCTTTTACAATTCCTATAGTTGATTGATGTATGGTTTCACTGCTGATAAGGTGTTCGTCTCTTTGTACACAAATTTAGCTGAGATTTTACGTTTTCATTATGCAATTATTTTGGAATTGTTATTAACACAATATTTACTAGACATTGAGGTCAGGGAAGAGATTGCATGCCAGTGTGAGAAGGAAAATGCGTATTTAGATTTCTTTTTTGGTGCACTtcttgattgaatttcaaatgaaAGCCTCCACGTGGCTCAAGGTTGAAAGAACAGGACGATCTATTTATTTAGAACTGGATATGACAATAGGATTTGCATAAGTTACTTATGTTTTAGCCATTCGAAATGGGTGCTTCAAAGAAGTGAATATTCCAAGTAACACAAAGGGTTCTGTTCACATGTCTGGACTGATATAACCGGATATAGAGGAGGACTTAGGCAAGGACCGCTGTGATATCCTCTCGTGTTGGAGGGAGGTCATATGGAAAGAGAGATATCGAAAAGGCTAATAGTGCAATGCTGTATTTCTATTCTCTCTTAAGCAGTGCACTTTATGAGAGTCTTGTGAATTGAAGGTGATGAATATTTGAACAACAAGGGACTCTTTCTTTCCTATGTCTTCCTctttatttcctctttctttgttCTTCAAAATGGGTGCCATATACACGTATCCCTTTCATATTTTTTGTGTTGCTTTCCTGCTCGCCTGCTGTTGACATATTTTGGTCTTGATCCATAAAATCCTTCCTGTCATTGTTGGAAATAGAAGGGTACACATTATGAGGTCCCACTGAATGTGGCTAAAGAATTTGTTTGTCTGTATTCATTATCTTGCCTTGGTTTTTAAGCTTTAAGACTGACTAATAAGCTCCGTTGGACATTTACCAAGAATTTATACCGCATGACCCATGATGTTAGCTTATTTCCTATTGTTTCtctttcttatttgttttttcttgtgACAAGTAAAATAGGATAATGAATATACAGTAAAACAAATAAGGAAggttctttttcttatttgttttctttttactGTATTCActtttcttgatgaaaattAAATTATCCATGGTCATCTACCAGAAAATAATTCCTTTTCATGAGATCACGGCAGTACGAAGAGCTAAAGCTGCGGCCATATTCCCGACGGCAATAGAAATAGTAGCCGGAGGAAAGAAGGTGATGTCCCGGATCTGTGATGCTATGCTACCACTTAATGCCTGTTCTCCTCCTTTCAGATTACTACTTACGTGGCGAACTCTTGACATGCCTTCTGTTAATGCAGTACTTTTTTACATCTTTCCTGTCCCGAGATGAAGCTTTTAATCTTATCAGTGATGGTTGGCTACAACACAATGGGCCGGCTGAAGAGTCTACTGATCTGGTGTGTTTTGACTCTCATAGCTTGACAATTTATAAAATGCATAGTCATGTTGCAATTGCATACCATTTTAGCAAACATTTGACTTCTTGGTTGGTTTTCTtctattcatttttcttttattttgcaaAGAGAAGTATGAGGATTCTCCTTATATTCATCTTCTGAGAAATTTCTGTTTCAATCCAATGACAATATTGGTTCTTGCCGATGGTGCTTTTCTTGTCTTTTCATTACAGGTCTGACTTTTTTGAACTTCGCTTTCTTGTCAGGAGCCAAAATCTGATCTAAACTTCCTAGATAGTGGAATAGTAGAAGGATCAGATAGTTTCAGGCAGCCAATGGAAGGGGTGGAATCCCTCGAAAGGTATCTAGAGTCTAGGTAGGAATCAACTCCCCTTGTTATGGAGTTATCTCAGTCTGTTTATACATGTGACCAGGAATAAGGATGACAAGGTACAGGAAGACTCAAAGCCATTAGTCAATGGTGAATTTGAAATTGTGTCAAAGCCTTTAGGAGTGCAGGACAATGTGGAAGAAGAAGCTGTTATTGTTCAAAATACTGATTGTTCATCATCTGGAAAGTCCTCTGTTTTGAGGCAGGAGGATTCCGATGCACCTAGGGGTCAGTCAAATGTCCTTTGAGCTTTGTTATGTGTTTTGTTATTCTTCAATAAATGGCTGACATGCTGAAAATTATCTGCTCTCTCATGTGACAAAAGTATGTACTCATGTTGCCTTGCCCTTACATTTTACTTCTGCATAAATACTGAGAAGTGCAGTGTCACTAGTCTAAAACATGAAACGGAATTAAAGCTAAATTGCAATGCACCAAGCTAAATCTCATGCAACTATCTCAAATGTGCAATGAAAAGGATAGGAACAATGAAAGCTTTAAGCTACTCTGTGTATTTAGAACCTTTAAATGGACAGTGCTGCCTTTTTCTCTTCCTCCCTTCCTAGATAATGTATAGTGCCTCTTTTTGGTCTGGTTTTGTAATCCTATTTCTGTGGCTCTGTTTGCTAAAATGGTATCAGACATGCTCATCACAATGTGAGAGAGACACTTACTAGGACTTATGAGCGGGTTCGCTTCCCTCATTCTAGACAGATGATGTCTGGTATTCTCTTAAGGGTGGGTGTCTATTCTTAAGTTCTGAGCACAGGTTAATGCTTAAATTTTATTAGGCAGATGAGTACCTTCAACCAGAAACAATATTCTTTTTGGTACTTGTATCCATTAGCTCCTAAAGCGTTTAAAGGCTTAAAGCAACTGTTTCTTGAATTCCACCAGTGAaactttccttttcttcctcaTCTTATTCTTTGTTTGAAACTCTATTCAGTTAATAAATTTAGCTAAATTTTGCGTTTTTTTCACATGCAGTCCCTGAATGCTTTACACTTGTTGCAGAGGCAAAGTTTCCGGTGATGTAACTTTATCTTTTTCCCTAGTTCTTTCATTGTTCTGATACCCTAGTTTTCTGTGTGATGGATGTTTAATGACTGTTATTTGACTGTGATTTCAACTTAATCTTTGTCGTGCAGGTGAAGGTTGAGAAGTTCTTTGAACTCTTCATTTCAGATGATGGTGTTGCTTTTCAGGAGTTATTCCGTAGAAAATGTGGTGACAAAGGTGACAGCATTCATGGATTTTGGTGAAGCGGATATATTTTAGAACATTATTTTAGTTAGATTTAGAAGCAATGGATCACAACGAACTGATAAGTAATTATGCAGCTTCTCACCTAAATTCGCGGTCCTGTTTTTCAGATTTTAAGTGCACACAATGGCGTCCTCATGAAGATTTTGGGCACACTCGTAGTTTGTCGTTTCAGCATCCTATTAAAATCTATTTAGGTGTGATTTCGCCTCTATGTCAGTAGTGCAATTTCAAACATGACATGGACACTCTCAAGTGGATCCAGATTTATTTAGATATGACTAATGTATGGTTTAATTAGGTGCAAAATTTGGTGGCTGCCATGAGGTTCAGATGTATCGTTGTTACAGAAACAGGTAATTTTCTTTTGTCCAGGAGATCTGTCCTAACTTCTACTTTGGTGCTACACTGCTGCTGCCTGCTGTAAATCACTGGTGTGCTTTCCTACTGATACTGGCACTTTAAGTTCTTTCTTGATGCTGTAATTCTCTGCACTGCTCCATGTTCCAGTGCGCCTGTTACATGATAGAGTTCTACGCATAACATCATTTTTGTGGTTACGTTTGAGTTTCGCCAAAAAATCAAAGGCGTTTGAGCAAAAGGTAATTTAATCAGCGGAGCTTAGGTTTTTGCAAATTGCAAAGTTGTCTAGCTTAGCATTCTGTGGGCTATGAATATGGGATTCTCTACTTTCATATGCACCTTGTATTCGACGATTTTCTCATCATATCAATAGTCTATTTATGTCCATGAAGTATATCAATTTGCAAAGCATTATATCAACCATGTTAGTAATTTGGGTGACTTAATGTAGTGTCCCGGGTAGCAACTGTCATATTTCAAAACAATCATGTGAATAAAAGCTCTGTCATCTTTCAGACAAACATGTTAATAGCAACTCTGTCATCTTTCAATCATATTAATTCGGAATTCTTAGGCAATTAGCTGGGTTAACAGTGGTCTAACATCTAGTATCGACGCTTGCTAGCACAGCTGGCTATCTCTGTGCAGAAACATAATTTGGATAAGATCTCTGACTTTGTGATTTTAAGTCCATATTTCAGTTTGATGGGTGGTTGGTCAAGCATAAGGTTTGGCGAcgtacttttttatattttacatGGAAGTAGAGAGGAATTAATGATGTACGGGCAAAATACGTAACAGCGTATTATTCTCTAAGCTGCAGCCTAAAAGCTTTATTAATTGGTAGAATAACGAGGATATTGTTTGATCTCTAAGATTGGAAGCTGGTAGTTTTGTCAGACTCATATAGGGGAAGGAACAAGAGACGTTTGAAGAAAAACGGAGGAAGGTCTGCAACTAGAAATGACTGTGCTGATAGATTTTGTTGTATACAGAGTTTCCCAATTTATTGATGAAATaatttaccttatcaaaaaaataaaaagaaaagaaaaaaaagatagatTTTATAGATAGGAACTCCGTTTAAGTCCCACATTGGTTGAGGGAATGGGTGTGGTTCCTTATATGGTTTGGGACAATCCTTCattcatgagctagcttttagAGTTGAGTCAGACTCAGGGTTTGTTTCTTCagatggtatcagagccaaacCCATTGACTTGTGGTTGTGTTTCTCAATGATGGCCCGTGTTGTTTATCCACACTCTAGTCTCCAGTTGTTTAGTCCAAGTGGGTTGTGGTCTCCTTATATGTTCTTAGAAAATCCTCTCTGCATGAGCTAGCTTCTGAGGTTGAGTTAGGACCAAGGTCTATTGCGCTCCTCTTTTTGTCTGGTTTCCATCTTAGGATTCTGTCTTTTCCCCTCTACAATTTCCAGGGACAGACGAACACAAGCGTTGTGTTATTTAACTGATGATTGCTTTTTGCTTTGTGTTTTCCAAAGCACCTGAATTCGTATTGTGCTGTTTTCCTGTTTGATTAGGCATTCGAATGATATGGATCTGAATACAACAGAATAGATatggaggattcataccatttTGTTTGGATTTAGGCATAATTGATTGATGTTTTTTTTGGATATGTAGTTGATTgaaattccattcatttttaaaaattcactAGGATATTCCATAAATTAAGTAAACTTCAAATAAAACAGCTTTCACAGCTTGAATAGTAAACTAACTAGGTTTAGAACAATGTCGTCGTTTGGTCCATAAAAAGATTCAAACCTTCAAGGCAATGGTATGTATCCAACCTCCATTCTCCTCGAAAATCCCCCTCCTCCCCGCATGGCttcaagagagaagaaatatCTATTTCATGTCGCTACTGTGATAAGCAAATCTTTTTAGTTGTAAGTTGGTAGATTTTTTAGACACATAATCgatcttttttcttaaactgAAGAGATGTCCCATGCCTGCATATGTCTAGAAAGTTTGATTATAggctttcttcattttctctatCATTTAGAAATGCACAGGTTTTAATGCGTTGATTTGCTCTTGCTACGTAATATTGTTATTTTAACATGCTACTTTGATTTCAGTCACCTGGTGATCGAGACATCACAAGAAGTCAGTGATGTTCCTTATGCAGATTATTTTCGAGTGGAGGTATGCGTTTTACTTTTCATAAGGGTCTGATTTCTCGTTAGATATAGTACTCCTTGAGGTTATCTACTACTTGTTCTTGATCAGTATTTATTACAAAACTGCACTTGCCCCTCTTATCATTAGGGTGGTGCACAACTTAGGTTAGATGACTGATTGGCAGATATTGGTAACCAGAAAATACCTCATAGGTGGAAACTTAAAAGGTAGATATTGACAGTGAAATGAAGAAAGGACTTTAGGAAACTATGCCACTGTTTCTCTCTCTCGTCATACCAGCCTTGTCTGGGATA encodes:
- the LOC132064138 gene encoding protein VASCULAR ASSOCIATED DEATH 1, chloroplastic, giving the protein MAAAVSEKMMAASPPPSQHMHISPSTSQSVLDTASDISPDRRPTSLDSSTVSPPRLSDAQNQLAMRSEEYRQLFRLPPDEVLVQDFNCALQESFLLQGHMYLFGHNICFYSNLFGFETKKIIPFHEITAVRRAKAAAIFPTAIEIVAGGKKYFFTSFLSRDEAFNLISDGWLQHNGPAEESTDLEPKSDLNFLDSGIVEGSDSFRQPMEGVESLERNKDDKVQEDSKPLVNGEFEIVSKPLGVQDNVEEEAVIVQNTDCSSSGKSSVLRQEDSDAPRVPECFTLVAEAKFPVKVEKFFELFISDDGVAFQELFRRKCGDKDFKCTQWRPHEDFGHTRSLSFQHPIKIYLGAKFGGCHEVQMYRCYRNSHLVIETSQEVSDVPYADYFRVEGFWDVENDGDGPEGGCSLKVYINVAFTKKTMFRGKIMQSTVDECREVYAIWIALAHELLKQKKLEKEEAGGRAANVVTSAQPKESAEHVEKLDESSNEVRSQTLSLNQQAADSLQGSCSSPVPITSLCRDFMLKCSSSLKSQSQVSILVVIVIAVILLLMQMSIVVLLSRPQHVHVIPQGDFAGSMYRLGETGVDTLAFLDKKINHLKDEMLMVETLLDKMQQEHTLLKTKLEEFEHLRRRQKG